In the Harmonia axyridis chromosome 3, icHarAxyr1.1, whole genome shotgun sequence genome, one interval contains:
- the LOC123677132 gene encoding uncharacterized protein LOC123677132 translates to MLWFHETLLRRIASVILGYFLYGGCIVSGTTASTKCGGVFLTVSSLEGSFLELNWETACSPDDITPRIIALYNEDIRNRTQDVILYDEIIADNHPDGYFRTQTSFNISVLPKYWQYNSTTLRQLGVHALPYWIVSYSNTNDIIDIQPMRIQPSWMFDNREKLKTQHLKELLIPGTHDSGCYGGMSIFEDYILTQDLPIWYQLVFGIRYLDLRIAYHNDEKFYINHEFVRVKKLHLVYSQIKQFLDKSPSEVIIIDFHRFPFPSIWDRNLHHKFINYTLEHLGKYAYSKDDLDGNMHQGPTMDEIWKAGKNIIFTYAEKHYTKVYPQLWEPIPQVWANTIHVHHLKKYLEDYLKNRSNHKMNALMAELTPRTIDVITGKNSLRELASKVNSNVTRWVRDEWNRKVNIIASDFFLGNNLIDVAIDVNKNSIFLIMYRRESVFITVNSLKDAFIELNWDPTPRENEIQVEHIALYNCDIRKTSVCETHLYVKIRAREHPKGYYKTQIKFNLNKLPGNWCYNSTYPGYVGPQDLPYWIVSFTEDLQIIDIQSLKIQPTWMGDNRDSLGHQHLGNIILPGTHNSACCGGAPFFTKDYVLNQDRTIWEQMVFGIRYLDLRIACYFEVDDRPAFHINHDFIRVQRVERVFDEIKKFLEKSPKEILIVDFHRFPRPKKWLDHLHEMFIHYTYNELGPYAYVRNSSVHCKGPTLNEIWDAGKNIIFTHAEWCYTEKYLWLWPSIPHAWADTTCVSSLKQFLENFLNRESTKNAMFHAIMAELTPTFKDVLLRRNKLRKLANDVNPNLTRWVREWNHRVNIVTSDFFLGNDLINLAIYINTSR, encoded by the exons TATTTTAGGATATTTCTTGTATGGAGGATGTATTG TTTCAGGAACTACTGCTTCAACGAAATGTGGAGGTGTCTTTCTTACTGTGAGCTCCCTGGAGGGTTCCTTTCTCGAACTCAATTGGGAAACAGCTTGTAGTCCTGATGATATAACTCCAAGAATCATAGCCCTTTACAATGAAGATATAAGGAATAGAACACAG GATGTCATTCTCTACGATGAAATAATAGCAGACAATCATCCAGATGGCTACTTCAGAACACAGACTTCTTTCAACATCAGCGTCCTACCAAAGTATTGGCAATACAACTCAACAACACTAAGACAACTTGGAGTCCACGCCTTACCATATTGGATTGTGTCTTACTCAAACACTAACGATATCATAGATATTCAGCCAATGAGGATACAACCTTCTTGGATGTTTGACAATAG AGAGAAGTTGAAAACCCAACATCTAAAAGAGCTATTGATACCAGGAACGCACGACTCAGGGTGTTATGGAGGTATGAGTATATTTGAAGATTACATTTTGACCCAAGATTTGCCTATATGGTATCAACTGGTGTTTGGCATAAGATATTTGGATCTTAGGATAGCTTATCACAATGATGAAAA GTTCTACATAAACCATGAATTTGTTAGGGTGAAAAAATTGCACCTCGTCTACAGTCAGATAAAACAATTCCTTGACAAATCACCAAGTGAGGTGATCATCATTGACTTTCATCGATTTCCATTTCCATCAATTTGGGATAGAAATTTACACCATAAATTCATCAATTACACCCTGGAGCATTTGGGAAAGTACGCTTATTCCAAAGATGACCTTGATGGAAATATGCATCAAGGACCTACAATGGATGAGATATGGAAAGCTGGAAAAAACATCATCTTCACATATGCAGAAAAGCATTATACAAAAG TTTATCCACAACTGTGGGAGCCAATACCCCAGGTTTGGGCGAATACTATACACGTTCACCATCTGAAGAAATACCTAGAGGATTATCTGAAGAACAGATCCAACCATAAGATGAATGCGTTGATGGCAGAGTTGACCCCAAGAACCATTGATGTCATCACTGGAAAGAATAGTTTGAGAGAACTCGCTAGCAAAGTCAATTCCAATGTAACCAGATGGGTTAGAGATGAATGGAATAGAAAAGTCAATATTATAGCTTCTGATTTTTTCCTGGGTAACAATCTTATCGATGTGGCTATCGATGTAAATAAGAATAG TATATTTTTGATTATGTACCGAAGGGAAAGTGTTTTTATAACTGTCAATTCTTTGAAGGATGCTTTCATTGAACTCAACTGGGATCCTACGCCGAGAGAAAACGAGATTCAAGTGGAGCACATAGCATTGTACAATTGTGATATAAGGAAAACATCTGTG TGTGAAACTCATTTATACGTGAAAATTAGAGCGAGAGAGCATCCTAAAGGCTACTACAAGACCCAAATCAAATTCAATCTGAATAAACTACCCGGAAATTGGTGCTACAACTCAACGTATCCGGGGTATGTTGGACCTCAAGATCTCCCCTATTGGATAGTTTCGTTTACTGAGGATCTTCAGATTATCGACATACAATCTTTGAAGATTCAACCTACATGGATGGGAGATAACAG AGATAGTCTTGGCCATCAGCACCTAGGAAACATAATATTACCAGGAACCCACAACTCTGCATGCTGTGGTGGTGCCCCATTCTTCACCAAAGACTATGTCTTAAACCAAGACAGAACGATCTGGGAACAGATGGTCTTTGGCATAAGATACCTCGATTTGAGAATAGCTTGTTATTTCGAGGTAGATGATAGACCTGC CTTTCACATCAACCACGATTTCATCAGGGTGCAGAGAGTCGAGAGGGTATtcgatgaaataaaaaaattcctggAGAAATCACCCAAAGAAATACTCATTGTTGACTTCCATCGGTTCCCAAGGCCGAAGAAATGGCTAGATCATCTGCATGAGATGTTTATACATTACACTTATAACGAACTTGGGCCATATGCCTATGTCAGAAACTCGTCCGTCCACTGCAAAGGTCCCactttgaatgaaatatggGATGCtgggaaaaatattatttttacacATGCCGAATGGTGCTATACCGAAA AGTATTTGTGGCTGTGGCCTTCAATACCACACGCCTGGGCAGACACGACATGTGTGAGCTCCCTCAAGCAATTTCTGGAAAACTTCTTAAACAGGGAATCGACGAAAAACGCAATGTTCCATGCAATAATGGCTGAACTAACCCCTACTTTCAAGGATGTCCTTTTAAGAAGAAACAAATTGAGAAAACTCGCAAACGACGTCAATCCAAACCTCACAAGGTGGGTTAGAGAATGGAATCACAGGGTGAACATTGTaacttcagattttttcttagGAAATGACCTCATTAACTTAGCAATTTACATCAATACCAGTAGGTAA